A section of the Capra hircus breed San Clemente chromosome 23, ASM170441v1, whole genome shotgun sequence genome encodes:
- the RPP40 gene encoding ribonuclease P protein subunit p40, whose translation MATLRRLREVPRHLLVCEKSNFGHDKSRHRHLVETHYYNYRVSFLIPECGILSKELKDLVMEFGPYYFVKDLPLYELITHEFINSFVKKGSCYALTYNTNVDEDNTVALLPNGKLILSLDKDTYEETGLQGRPSQYSGRKTMRFIVSIDLMDLSSNLDSKKYKRVSWAFKEKKPLKFDFLLAWHQTGTEGSMMSYFSGYGIQERQPKIALSTTRDLRCPVLRSGLLEGEPEAACSAHELFDWLGAVFGHTNLNNEPYNFVSTYCCPQPSAVVAQASLGTITGFILPERICVLLEQLCRYFDEPKLAPWVTLSVQGFADSPVSWRESEHGFQKGGEHLYNFVIFNNRDYWLQMAVGANDDCPP comes from the exons ATGGCCACGCTGCGCCGGCTGCGAGAGGTGCCCCGGCACCTGCTGGTCTGTGAGAAGTCCAACTTCGGCCATGACAAGTCGCGCCACCGGCATCTCGTGGAGACGCACTATTACAATTACAGG GTTTCATTTCTGATTCCTGAATGTGGGATACTATCAAAGGAACTGAAAGATCTGGTCATGGAATTCGGACCCTATTACTTTGTGAAGGATTTACCTCTTTATGAGTTAATCACACACGAATTCATCAATTCTTTTGTCaagaaag GTTCGTGCTATGCGCTGACATACAACACAAATGTTGATGAGGATAATACTGTTGCCCTGCTCCCAAATG GGAAATTAATTTTATCCCTGGATAAAGACACGTATGAAGAAACTGGACTTCAGGGCCGTCCGTCTCAGTATTCTGGCAGGAAAACCATGAGATTCA ttgtttccaTTGATCTGATGGATTTATCCTCTAACCTGGACTCTAAGAAGTATAAGAGAGTGTCTTGGGCCTTCAAAGAAAAGAAGCCGTTGaagtttgattttcttttggCGTGGCATCAAACAG GTACAGAAGGATCCATGATGTCATACTTTTCCGGTTACGGAATTCAGGAGCGTCAGCCAAAAATAGCGCTGAGCACGACGCGGGACCTGCGGTGCCCCGTGCTGCGGAGCGGCCTGCTCGAGGGCGAGCCGGAGGCAGCCTGCAGCGCCCACGAGCTCTTCGACTGGCTGGGCGCTGTCTTCGGTCACACAAACCT aaataATGAGCCTTATAATTTCGTATCAACCTACTGCTGTCCTCAGCCAAGCGCAGTGGTGGCCCAGGCGTCCTTGGGCACCATCACTGGTTTCATCCTCCCGGAGCGGATATGTGTCCTGTTGGAACAGCTGTG TCGCTACTTTGATGAACCAAAGTTGGCCCCGTGGGTGACGCTGTCCGTTCAAGGCTTTGCAGACAGCCCTGTGTCCTGGAGAGAAAGTGAGCACGGTTTTCAGAAAGGAGGAGAACATTTGTACAACTTCGTGATCTTTAATAATCGGGACTACTGGCTTCAGATGGCCGTGGGGGCGAATGACGACTGTCCGCCGTAA